In Lascolabacillus massiliensis, a single genomic region encodes these proteins:
- a CDS encoding sugar phosphate isomerase/epimerase family protein gives MKKVSRRGFLEKTLAIGAGSFIAPSLLNMQQAYSKNSTIAAAGSQWIGENNISLAQWALVDEINKGEWKTLDFPRIAREDFGISGIEFVNTLFEVPIATYLNRLKRNADEHGVKMVLIMVDAEGETCTPSKEERKQTVTNHRKWIDIAQYLGCHAIRTNCIGAKDIDKGEALKWSAETYNMMLEYAVPANISILIENHGGVSNDADWLDSLMKVVNSKYFGVLPDWRQPGAEFDNVGFLEKTLPYAGGMSFRNQPSDELTEKMIKMTYDRGFRGWYGIESSGRENILKSKELLMKHLPMK, from the coding sequence ATGAAAAAAGTATCCCGAAGAGGTTTTCTTGAAAAAACATTAGCAATTGGAGCAGGCTCATTTATTGCTCCTTCATTATTAAATATGCAACAGGCATACTCAAAAAACAGTACAATAGCTGCTGCAGGCTCTCAGTGGATAGGAGAAAATAACATTTCTCTTGCTCAGTGGGCGTTAGTTGATGAAATAAATAAAGGTGAGTGGAAAACATTAGACTTTCCCAGAATCGCTCGCGAAGATTTTGGTATAAGCGGTATTGAATTCGTTAACACACTGTTTGAAGTTCCTATTGCTACTTATTTAAATCGATTAAAAAGGAATGCAGATGAACATGGTGTTAAAATGGTATTGATTATGGTTGATGCAGAAGGTGAAACTTGTACTCCATCAAAAGAGGAAAGGAAGCAGACTGTTACTAATCACAGAAAATGGATAGATATTGCTCAGTACCTTGGTTGCCACGCAATTCGTACAAACTGTATTGGTGCAAAAGATATTGATAAAGGAGAAGCTCTTAAATGGTCTGCCGAAACATATAATATGATGCTGGAGTATGCCGTTCCGGCTAATATTAGCATACTGATTGAAAATCATGGAGGTGTATCAAATGATGCCGACTGGTTAGATTCTTTAATGAAAGTGGTTAACAGTAAATACTTTGGAGTTCTTCCTGATTGGAGGCAACCCGGAGCTGAATTTGACAATGTAGGATTTCTGGAAAAAACTCTTCCTTATGCAGGTGGTATGTCTTTTAGAAATCAGCCGTCTGATGAACTTACTGAAAAAATGATTAAAATGACATATGATAGAGGTTTCAGAGGATGGTATGGAATTGAATCCAGCGGCCGCGAGAATATTTTAAAAAGTAAAGAATTACTTATGAAGCATTTACCAATGAAGTAG
- a CDS encoding HAD family hydrolase: protein MVIKGVIFDFNGTLFFDTQLHNQAWDIFLERYSLNLDDEEKDRKIHGKNNADILANIFKKEFSSDEVQRLIIEKESIYQSLCLKQEMNLAPGAVEFFKYLQSKDIPFTIATASDLFNVEFYFKHLNLGEYFNFDKVVYNDGTMKSKPNPEIFVRAMKVLNVKPENALIFEDSSSGIGAAENSKVGKIIIVNSTNSEYSNYNHDVITSFNEIDKSIF from the coding sequence ATGGTAATTAAAGGTGTAATATTTGATTTTAACGGGACACTCTTTTTCGATACTCAACTGCATAATCAGGCATGGGATATTTTTCTAGAAAGATATTCACTAAATCTTGATGATGAAGAAAAAGATCGAAAAATTCATGGTAAAAATAATGCTGATATACTTGCAAATATCTTCAAAAAAGAGTTTTCATCAGATGAAGTTCAGAGATTAATAATTGAGAAAGAGAGTATATATCAATCACTTTGTTTGAAGCAGGAGATGAATCTTGCTCCCGGTGCAGTGGAGTTTTTTAAATATCTACAATCAAAAGATATTCCCTTCACTATTGCAACTGCATCAGACCTTTTTAATGTTGAGTTCTATTTCAAACATTTAAATCTTGGAGAGTACTTCAATTTTGACAAAGTAGTGTATAACGACGGTACAATGAAAAGTAAGCCCAATCCTGAGATTTTTGTCAGAGCAATGAAAGTGTTAAATGTCAAACCGGAGAATGCATTGATTTTTGAAGACTCATCATCCGGAATTGGTGCTGCTGAAAATTCGAAAGTCGGAAAAATTATAATAGTGAACTCAACCAACTCTGAATACAGTAACTACAATCATGATGTTATAACTTCGTTCAATGAGATTGACAAGTCGATTTTCTGA
- a CDS encoding Gfo/Idh/MocA family protein, protein MKKIKRRDFLNYTGSAIAFTVIPRNVLGGVGFVAPSDRINIGLIGVGMQQMGELINLIPDKRVHIVSVCDPNKYPIGYHQWGPGSDLKKSVRKLLGDSTWGGEVNVTAGRDCGQSFVNKYYAKERNKNSYSGCTAYSDFREMLEKENDIDAVKIVVPDHAYPPIILKALEKNKHVISHKPLGNRVHETRAIFEAVKSKPNLITHMLAWGAIHDRYQTVKKWIDDGVIGNLKEIHNWSYRPVWQQWQTTFKDRPEIPEGFDWDLWLGAWPDRPYHPNYTHTVYRGWYDFGAGSIADMGIYSLWPLFTTLGVDAPPFAVETMGTTTKTIGEFDEMKDVPNSVAFPLSSIVRWKFSASENCGPFDLFWYDGGMRPPTPPELEVDNKVFESEGMMFVGDKGKILGGFRCENPVIIPVSKMIEVTGSKEIPRSRTSVNSTDVWIEAILNNKQSPGNFLSSWPIIETAHLAAAAFRTGKKINYDHKNMTITNIQDANQYLYRSEYRKGWEIK, encoded by the coding sequence ATGAAAAAGATTAAACGTCGTGATTTTTTAAACTATACCGGATCGGCAATAGCATTTACAGTAATTCCAAGAAATGTATTGGGTGGTGTTGGATTTGTAGCTCCAAGTGATAGAATAAACATAGGACTTATTGGAGTTGGTATGCAACAAATGGGTGAATTAATAAATCTAATTCCCGATAAAAGAGTTCATATTGTCTCGGTATGTGATCCAAATAAATATCCTATTGGTTATCATCAGTGGGGACCTGGCAGTGATTTGAAGAAAAGTGTAAGAAAACTTCTGGGTGATTCAACCTGGGGAGGTGAGGTTAATGTAACAGCAGGACGTGACTGTGGTCAGAGTTTTGTAAATAAATATTACGCTAAAGAAAGAAATAAAAACAGTTATTCTGGTTGTACTGCATATTCAGATTTCAGGGAAATGCTTGAGAAAGAAAACGATATAGATGCAGTAAAAATTGTTGTTCCTGATCATGCTTATCCTCCTATAATTTTAAAAGCTCTTGAAAAAAACAAACATGTTATCTCTCATAAACCATTAGGTAATAGAGTTCATGAAACAAGAGCCATTTTTGAGGCAGTTAAAAGTAAACCCAATCTAATAACTCATATGCTTGCCTGGGGCGCTATACATGATAGATATCAAACTGTAAAAAAATGGATTGACGACGGAGTAATTGGAAACCTAAAGGAAATACATAACTGGTCATATCGTCCAGTATGGCAACAGTGGCAAACTACTTTTAAAGATCGACCTGAAATTCCTGAAGGTTTTGATTGGGACTTATGGTTGGGAGCATGGCCTGACAGACCGTATCATCCAAACTATACACATACAGTCTACAGGGGTTGGTATGATTTTGGCGCCGGAAGTATTGCAGACATGGGAATTTACAGTCTATGGCCTCTGTTCACAACATTAGGTGTAGATGCGCCTCCATTTGCTGTTGAAACAATGGGAACAACAACTAAAACAATTGGTGAGTTTGATGAAATGAAGGATGTACCAAACAGTGTTGCATTTCCATTATCTTCAATAGTAAGGTGGAAATTTAGTGCATCTGAAAACTGTGGTCCTTTTGATCTATTCTGGTATGATGGAGGAATGAGACCTCCTACTCCACCGGAGTTAGAAGTTGATAATAAAGTTTTCGAAAGTGAGGGAATGATGTTTGTGGGTGATAAAGGTAAGATCTTAGGTGGATTCAGATGCGAAAACCCTGTCATAATACCAGTATCAAAAATGATCGAAGTTACAGGCTCAAAAGAGATACCTCGTTCAAGAACAAGTGTAAACTCTACTGATGTCTGGATAGAAGCAATCTTAAACAACAAGCAATCACCTGGTAATTTCCTTAGCTCCTGGCCAATAATTGAGACTGCACATTTAGCTGCAGCAGCATTTAGAACTGGAAAGAAGATTAATTATGATCACAAGAACATGACTATTACAAATATACAGGATGCAAACCAATATTTATATCGTTCTGAATACAGAAAAGGCTGGGAAATTAAATGA